A window from Bacteroidia bacterium encodes these proteins:
- the glmS gene encoding glutamine--fructose-6-phosphate transaminase (isomerizing) — MCGIVAYIGQKEAYPILIKGLHRLEYRGYDSAGVALLNKKGELNVYKCKGKVAELEKFISGKDKEGIIGIGHTRWATHGEPNDVNAHPHHSESKELVIIHNGIIENYAPLRAELKKRGHHFLSDTDTEVLIHLIEDVQQNLKTDLTEAVRIALNQVIGAYAIVVLSKNNPNELIAAKKGSPLVIGIGEDEFFLASDATPIVEYTKNVVYLEDEEIAIITRGQKLKLKTIKNKEKIPYIQELEMKLETLEKGGFDHFMLKEIYEQPRSIHDSMRGRLSAEKGTVILGGIIDYEKKFLNAKRIIFVACGTSWHAGLVGEYLFEDLARIPVEVEYASEFRYRNPIIYESDVIIAISQSGETADTLAAITLAKSKGATIIGVCNVVGSSIARATDGGSYTHAGPEIGVASTKAFTAQVTVLTLMALRIAHLKGTISESKFRQLLNELEAIPEKVKKVLLLNDKIKFIADNYKKARNFLYLGRGYSFPVALEGALKLKEISYIHAEGYPAAEMKHGPIALIDEEMPVVVIATKGSSYEKVVSNIQEVKARKGKIIAVITEGDTVVKEMADYVIEIPETDEILVPLISVIPLQLLSYHIAVMRGCNVDQPRNLAKSVTVE, encoded by the coding sequence ATGTGTGGAATTGTTGCTTACATCGGTCAAAAAGAAGCGTATCCCATTTTAATAAAAGGCTTACACCGCCTTGAATACAGAGGATACGACAGCGCAGGAGTTGCCTTATTGAATAAAAAAGGCGAACTAAATGTTTACAAATGCAAAGGAAAAGTTGCCGAGCTCGAAAAATTTATTTCCGGAAAGGATAAAGAAGGAATTATCGGTATTGGGCATACGCGTTGGGCTACACACGGCGAACCAAATGACGTGAATGCACATCCGCACCATTCCGAATCAAAAGAGTTGGTTATTATTCACAACGGAATTATTGAAAATTACGCACCACTGCGCGCGGAATTGAAAAAAAGAGGACATCATTTTTTGAGTGATACCGATACGGAAGTATTGATCCATCTCATCGAAGATGTGCAACAAAATTTAAAAACAGATTTAACAGAAGCCGTAAGAATCGCGCTGAATCAAGTAATTGGCGCTTACGCGATTGTTGTTTTATCAAAAAATAATCCGAACGAATTAATTGCTGCAAAAAAAGGCAGCCCATTGGTTATCGGAATTGGAGAAGATGAATTTTTTCTTGCTTCGGATGCCACACCCATTGTGGAATATACAAAAAACGTAGTGTATTTGGAAGACGAAGAAATCGCCATCATCACAAGAGGACAAAAACTCAAGTTAAAAACGATTAAGAACAAAGAAAAAATTCCTTACATCCAAGAATTGGAAATGAAATTGGAAACGCTGGAAAAAGGCGGCTTTGATCATTTCATGCTGAAAGAAATTTACGAACAACCACGTTCCATACACGATAGCATGCGCGGCAGACTGAGCGCCGAGAAGGGAACGGTTATTTTAGGCGGAATTATTGATTACGAAAAAAAATTTTTGAACGCTAAACGAATTATTTTCGTGGCATGCGGAACCTCTTGGCACGCAGGACTTGTAGGCGAATATCTTTTTGAAGATTTAGCACGCATTCCGGTGGAAGTAGAATACGCCTCTGAGTTTAGATATCGGAATCCGATTATTTATGAAAGCGATGTAATCATCGCCATTTCACAATCCGGTGAAACTGCTGATACATTGGCAGCCATCACATTGGCAAAATCAAAAGGCGCTACTATTATTGGCGTTTGTAATGTGGTTGGTTCTTCTATTGCACGCGCTACAGACGGCGGATCATATACACATGCTGGTCCAGAAATTGGCGTTGCATCCACCAAAGCATTTACCGCACAAGTTACCGTTCTTACCTTGATGGCTTTGCGAATCGCTCATTTAAAAGGAACTATTTCCGAATCAAAATTCCGACAATTATTAAACGAATTAGAAGCAATTCCTGAAAAAGTAAAAAAGGTTTTATTACTGAATGACAAAATAAAATTCATTGCTGACAATTATAAAAAAGCACGCAATTTCCTTTATTTAGGCAGAGGATATAGTTTTCCAGTTGCCTTGGAAGGTGCGTTAAAATTAAAAGAAATTTCGTACATCCATGCCGAAGGTTATCCTGCAGCAGAAATGAAACACGGTCCAATTGCCTTGATTGACGAGGAAATGCCGGTAGTGGTAATTGCTACAAAAGGTTCGTCTTATGAAAAAGTGGTGAGCAATATTCAGGAAGTAAAAGCGCGCAAAGGAAAAATTATTGCCGTGATTACCGAAGGCGATACTGTGGTGAAAGAAATGGCGGATTATGTTATTGAAATTCCGGAAACAGACGAAATTTTGGTGCCACTTATTTCTGTTATTCCTTTGCAATTACTTTCGTACCACATCGCTGTAATGCGCGGTTGTAATGTAGATCAGCCACGAAATTTGGCAAAATCAGTAACGGTAGAATAA
- a CDS encoding UbiX family flavin prenyltransferase, with protein MSKKKIVLAITGASGSIYAKVLLEKLSALSAQIETVGVIMSDNAKEVWKHELQNNDFEKIIFQTYEKNNFYAPFASGSARYDTMIICPCSMGTLARIASGISNDLTTRSADVILKERRKLILVTRDTPLNLIHINNMKTITEAGGIICPASPSFYSNPKTLDELAATVIDRVLDLCGLEQKTFRWKE; from the coding sequence ATGTCTAAGAAAAAAATAGTTTTAGCGATAACAGGTGCGAGCGGTTCGATTTACGCAAAAGTATTACTCGAAAAATTATCCGCTTTAAGCGCGCAAATAGAAACGGTTGGCGTGATAATGAGCGACAATGCCAAAGAAGTTTGGAAACACGAACTCCAAAATAATGACTTCGAAAAAATAATTTTTCAGACCTACGAAAAAAATAATTTTTACGCGCCCTTTGCATCTGGTTCTGCGCGTTACGATACGATGATTATTTGTCCGTGTTCGATGGGAACTTTGGCGCGTATTGCTTCCGGAATTTCAAACGATTTAACTACGCGTTCGGCAGACGTAATTTTAAAAGAGCGCAGAAAATTAATTTTGGTAACGCGCGACACTCCGCTGAATTTGATTCACATCAACAATATGAAAACGATTACCGAAGCAGGCGGAATTATTTGTCCAGCAAGTCCTTCCTTTTACAGCAATCCGAAAACATTGGACGAATTAGCTGCCACTGTTATTGATCGCGTACTCGACCTTTGCGGATTAGAACAAAAAACTTTTCGCTGGAAAGAATAA
- a CDS encoding two-component regulator propeller domain-containing protein, with product MVIKKIFFSLLFLWSFVLFLSEKIEAQTTSFIHYGVEQGLPQSQVQSIVQDNEGNLWIGTLSGLTKYNGRTFKTYSKKDGLAEDWVTTSYKDKNGNIWFGHWAGSVSRYNAETKKIVDLNLDQYTRFKTITSILEDGNGKFWIATEGAGIFIHDPASNTMISLSKKDGLASDNVYALCKDNKGNIWMATDNGITIYDPKFDLSSSASFSQLNTDKGLSSNHITALTLVNKNEMWVGTADAGVSVLQIPDGFSAKYPEKALDKKIPSINSQNNLESDFIESICEDRDHSVWIGTTGGGVTKVIPYASSDREEAISKAIFKTYSTKQGLSYFNAKVVFQDKEGNVWIGTDLGLNQYRGERFQLYDEQDGLVNNLVWSVLCDHEGNIWLGTNNGVSKIIFSKSSVNEQEEHKIVNYTAEDGLSSNVVLSMYEDNAHNLWFGTGFGGVCELPFGKKKFKTYTKDDGLAGNVVYAINEDNKGNMWFGTKEGASKFDPQTNSFRNYSAADGLGGDNIYRIFKDSKGDLWFGALGGYLSMYDGTSFKTFDESTGITHRFILCITEDQNHNLWFGAYGGGLYKYDGKTFTNFNTSNGLSSDSPYSVIADKENNIWIGNSREIDKIDSKTNQVFHYGKDEGFLGVENNPNAVCMDANHNLWFGTIMGALKFNLSEDKPNTVEPNTVISGLKIFMKDTTFPTNAKFAYNQNHLTFQFVGISLTCPQKVLYQYKLEGFDKDWSPGFTVLNEATYSNIPPGNYTFMVRACNNDGLWDSKPATYSFFVAPPFWQTAIFYILMLILIVFAIYGFDKMRTRNLKKSQKELQQKVAERTIELAVKNEELAEKNKDITDSIRYAKRIQEAILPPERLIKAYLPNSFVLYKPKDIVSGDFYWIDKKSDRILIAAVDCTGHGVPGAFMSIVGYNLLKQSVDAEGTEPAKILDRLNKGISEAFKQTSETNKLRDGMDLALCSIQFEKKEIQFAGAYNPMYLVRNKNVQEIKGDNIAIGSYHELEQKFSNHTMAIEKGDMIYLFSDGYADQFGGPEGKKFKVNRFKEIITEISNLSMDEQKNILSKTIEQWRGNLEQVDDMLIIGFRV from the coding sequence ATGGTAATCAAAAAAATATTTTTTTCGCTCCTTTTTCTCTGGAGTTTTGTGCTATTTTTATCCGAAAAAATAGAGGCACAAACAACCAGTTTTATTCATTATGGAGTAGAACAGGGTTTGCCGCAATCGCAGGTGCAATCGATTGTTCAGGACAACGAAGGAAATCTTTGGATTGGAACACTTTCTGGCTTGACCAAATACAATGGAAGAACGTTTAAAACCTATTCTAAAAAAGATGGTTTGGCGGAAGATTGGGTAACTACTTCTTACAAAGATAAAAACGGAAATATTTGGTTTGGGCATTGGGCGGGAAGTGTATCGAGATACAATGCGGAGACGAAAAAAATTGTGGATTTAAACCTCGATCAATACACGCGCTTTAAAACAATTACCTCGATTTTAGAAGATGGAAATGGAAAATTTTGGATTGCTACAGAAGGTGCAGGAATTTTTATTCACGACCCAGCATCCAACACCATGATTTCGCTTTCTAAAAAAGACGGTTTAGCGAGCGATAATGTGTATGCGCTTTGTAAAGATAATAAAGGAAATATTTGGATGGCAACGGATAATGGGATCACGATTTACGACCCGAAATTTGATTTGAGTTCTTCCGCTTCTTTTTCGCAACTCAACACCGACAAAGGACTTTCGAGTAATCACATCACGGCTTTGACATTGGTTAATAAAAATGAAATGTGGGTAGGAACGGCTGACGCAGGCGTTTCTGTGCTGCAAATCCCCGATGGTTTTTCAGCAAAATATCCCGAAAAGGCATTGGATAAAAAAATTCCTTCTATCAATTCTCAAAATAATTTAGAGTCGGATTTCATTGAAAGTATTTGTGAAGATCGCGATCATTCCGTTTGGATTGGAACTACTGGCGGCGGCGTTACGAAAGTGATTCCTTACGCATCGTCCGACAGAGAAGAAGCCATTTCAAAAGCTATTTTTAAAACGTACAGTACGAAACAAGGCTTGAGTTATTTCAATGCGAAAGTGGTGTTTCAAGATAAAGAAGGAAATGTGTGGATTGGAACGGATCTCGGATTAAATCAATATCGCGGTGAGCGTTTTCAATTGTACGATGAGCAAGATGGATTGGTAAATAATTTGGTGTGGTCGGTTTTGTGTGATCACGAAGGGAATATTTGGTTGGGCACGAATAATGGCGTTTCAAAAATTATTTTTTCGAAATCGTCGGTGAACGAACAAGAAGAACATAAAATTGTGAATTATACCGCAGAAGATGGATTGTCAAGCAATGTGGTACTTTCGATGTACGAAGACAACGCACACAATTTATGGTTTGGTACCGGATTTGGCGGCGTATGTGAATTACCTTTCGGAAAAAAGAAATTTAAAACGTATACCAAAGACGACGGTTTAGCTGGAAATGTGGTGTATGCAATTAACGAAGACAACAAGGGAAATATGTGGTTTGGCACGAAGGAAGGCGCGTCCAAATTTGATCCGCAAACTAATTCGTTTCGCAATTATTCTGCCGCCGACGGCTTGGGCGGTGATAATATTTATCGCATTTTTAAAGACAGCAAAGGCGATTTATGGTTTGGCGCTTTGGGCGGATATCTTTCGATGTACGACGGAACGAGCTTTAAAACCTTTGATGAATCCACCGGAATTACACATCGTTTTATTTTGTGTATTACGGAAGATCAAAATCACAACCTTTGGTTTGGCGCGTATGGCGGCGGTTTGTATAAATACGACGGAAAAACATTTACCAATTTTAACACAAGTAACGGCTTAAGCAGCGATTCTCCGTACTCCGTAATTGCAGACAAAGAAAATAATATTTGGATAGGAAACAGTCGCGAAATAGATAAAATAGACAGCAAAACCAATCAGGTATTCCATTACGGAAAAGACGAAGGATTTTTAGGTGTTGAAAATAATCCGAATGCCGTTTGTATGGATGCCAATCACAATTTGTGGTTCGGAACTATTATGGGTGCCTTAAAATTTAATCTTTCAGAAGATAAACCCAATACGGTGGAGCCGAATACGGTTATCAGCGGATTAAAAATTTTTATGAAGGACACCACTTTTCCTACGAATGCGAAATTTGCCTACAATCAAAATCATCTTACGTTTCAGTTTGTGGGTATTAGTTTGACTTGTCCGCAAAAAGTGTTGTATCAGTATAAATTAGAAGGATTTGATAAAGATTGGTCGCCCGGATTTACCGTACTGAACGAGGCAACGTATTCCAATATTCCTCCCGGAAATTACACATTCATGGTGCGTGCGTGTAATAACGATGGTTTGTGGGACAGCAAGCCAGCAACGTATTCCTTTTTTGTAGCGCCGCCTTTTTGGCAAACCGCTATTTTTTATATTCTGATGCTCATTTTAATTGTATTTGCGATTTATGGATTTGATAAAATGAGAACTCGAAATCTTAAAAAATCTCAAAAAGAATTGCAACAAAAAGTAGCCGAACGCACCATCGAATTAGCAGTTAAAAACGAAGAACTCGCCGAAAAAAACAAAGATATTACGGACAGTATTCGCTATGCAAAACGAATTCAAGAAGCGATTTTGCCTCCGGAAAGGCTGATAAAAGCGTATCTCCCGAATTCGTTTGTGTTGTATAAACCGAAAGACATTGTGAGTGGAGATTTTTATTGGATAGATAAAAAATCGGATCGTATTTTAATTGCCGCTGTGGATTGTACTGGGCACGGTGTTCCAGGCGCATTTATGAGCATCGTAGGATACAACTTATTGAAGCAATCGGTGGATGCAGAAGGAACAGAACCAGCAAAAATTTTAGATCGTTTAAACAAAGGAATAAGCGAAGCCTTTAAGCAAACTTCCGAAACAAATAAACTCCGAGATGGTATGGATTTAGCGCTTTGCTCCATTCAATTTGAGAAAAAAGAAATTCAGTTTGCAGGCGCTTATAATCCAATGTATTTAGTTAGAAATAAAAATGTGCAAGAAATAAAAGGAGATAATATTGCTATTGGAAGTTACCACGAACTCGAACAAAAATTCTCGAACCACACCATGGCAATTGAAAAAGGAGACATGATTTATTTGTTTTCGGACGGTTATGCCGATCAATTCGGCGGACCAGAAGGCAAGAAATTCAAAGTGAATAGATTTAAAGAAATTATCACCGAAATAAGCAATTTGTCGATGGACGAACAAAAAAACATTCTTTCCAAAACAATAGAACAATGGAGAGGAAACTTAGAACAAGTGGATGATATGCTGATTATAGGATTTAGAGTATAA
- a CDS encoding SpaA isopeptide-forming pilin-related protein, with protein sequence MPLKKYFFETLFKRLLLLLFVLFGSAIVVSAQHKVVGYLEFDGKCLKNNKPLSGAVVTLYKNTEKQTQLTTGKNGKFKFFLDFGANYKITFSAEGAVNMSLLVMATIPTDKENIFPIYEIEVPFFEAGNADVNVSKYKNPFTKVIFDGKNTFMDDEDYLKQFANGLLIDHDAEAKALAEKRAKEKAEQDKLAAQKAADDKSKSDAAKQLAAQQRAQKDAAELAKLKSSEETDLKTKESDKNPSESMETDAIKLEKEKEAKAELAKKNAGIRSKYENDLLKAVAENERIEKEKKYEKMKAVAESNSVIETLRREAELKSKSNGLHKQEEKKQKETIINEQVQEQEIKGLIQAAAFAKRSIKINEQKKVPDIHSYQMEEAPSVAVMEVPGFLKNVKTITVTLGKKIISYRRESYVWGSEYYYKDNVEINVTRYIQETSKYTSAW encoded by the coding sequence ATGCCCTTGAAAAAATATTTTTTCGAAACACTTTTTAAGCGCTTGCTTTTGTTGCTGTTCGTGCTTTTCGGAAGTGCGATTGTTGTTTCGGCGCAACATAAAGTAGTGGGCTATTTGGAGTTTGACGGAAAATGTTTGAAGAACAACAAGCCGCTTTCTGGCGCAGTGGTAACGTTGTACAAAAATACCGAAAAACAAACGCAACTTACCACCGGGAAAAATGGAAAATTCAAATTTTTTCTGGATTTCGGTGCGAATTATAAAATTACTTTTTCTGCCGAAGGCGCAGTAAACATGAGTTTGCTGGTGATGGCAACTATCCCAACAGACAAAGAAAATATTTTTCCGATATACGAAATTGAAGTCCCTTTTTTCGAAGCAGGAAATGCGGATGTAAATGTTTCGAAATACAAAAATCCTTTTACAAAAGTGATTTTTGATGGCAAAAATACGTTTATGGATGACGAAGATTATCTGAAACAATTTGCAAACGGATTGTTGATAGATCACGATGCGGAAGCCAAAGCATTGGCGGAAAAGCGGGCAAAAGAAAAAGCAGAACAAGATAAATTGGCAGCGCAAAAAGCCGCCGATGACAAATCAAAATCGGACGCCGCAAAGCAATTGGCGGCACAACAACGTGCGCAAAAAGATGCGGCTGAATTAGCGAAATTAAAATCAAGCGAAGAAACGGACTTAAAGACAAAAGAGAGCGATAAAAATCCTTCGGAAAGCATGGAAACAGACGCAATCAAATTAGAAAAAGAAAAAGAAGCAAAAGCAGAATTAGCGAAAAAAAATGCAGGTATTCGTTCGAAATACGAAAATGATTTATTGAAAGCCGTTGCCGAAAATGAACGCATCGAGAAAGAAAAAAAATACGAAAAAATGAAAGCCGTTGCCGAAAGTAATTCTGTCATTGAAACCTTGCGAAGAGAAGCGGAATTAAAATCAAAATCAAACGGATTGCATAAGCAGGAAGAAAAAAAACAAAAAGAAACTATTATCAATGAGCAAGTACAAGAGCAAGAAATAAAAGGCTTGATTCAGGCGGCGGCATTTGCGAAACGCTCCATCAAAATAAACGAGCAGAAAAAAGTGCCAGACATTCATTCGTATCAAATGGAAGAAGCGCCAAGCGTTGCGGTGATGGAAGTTCCAGGGTTTCTCAAAAATGTAAAAACAATTACGGTTACACTCGGCAAAAAAATAATTTCTTACCGCAGAGAATCCTACGTTTGGGGAAGCGAATATTATTACAAAGACAATGTCGAAATTAATGTAACAAGATACATCCAAGAAACTTCAAAATATACGTCCGCATGGTAA
- a CDS encoding choice-of-anchor tandem repeat GloVer-containing protein → MKKLSLILLSIVVITSCKKSDTPTSTSTPSTPVTPSGGTFTNLFNFTSTTGQNPYGSLILSGTILYGMTSAGGTNGLGNIFSIQTNGTGYTDLHDFAGGTADGSGPSSDLIIIGSTLYGMTPQGGANGAGVIFSISTSGGAISILHAFGSTANDGVHPQGGLTVSGNTLYATTPTGGANGLGNIFSFNLTGNVYTDLYDFNSGTTGMEPYCTLALANGVLYGTAYLGGGSANDGTVFSYTISSKIFTKLVTFTGTNGANPDGSVILSGTTLYGMTNAGGANSLGNVYAVSTTGTGFTDSFDFTGINGSTPYGTFIINGSTLYGMTTDGGTAAGGDVFSISTGGTGFTNLVNFSTTASPGAFPHGSLVLSNNVLYGMTNAGGLNSFGTIFKYSL, encoded by the coding sequence ATGAAAAAACTAAGTCTTATCCTTCTATCAATCGTAGTAATTACTTCGTGTAAAAAATCAGATACCCCTACTTCAACATCCACACCATCTACGCCAGTTACACCAAGTGGAGGAACATTTACAAATCTTTTCAACTTTACTTCAACAACCGGACAAAATCCCTACGGCTCATTAATTCTCTCGGGTACCATCTTATACGGAATGACATCAGCTGGCGGAACAAATGGACTTGGAAACATTTTCTCTATTCAAACTAACGGAACAGGATATACTGATTTACATGATTTCGCAGGAGGCACAGCAGATGGCAGTGGACCTAGCAGTGATTTAATAATTATTGGCAGCACCCTGTATGGCATGACACCACAGGGTGGCGCTAATGGCGCTGGCGTTATATTTTCCATAAGCACCAGCGGAGGTGCAATTAGTATACTTCACGCTTTTGGAAGCACTGCAAACGACGGTGTTCATCCTCAAGGCGGTTTAACCGTTTCCGGAAACACCCTCTATGCAACAACGCCGACTGGAGGAGCAAATGGACTCGGAAATATTTTTTCCTTCAACCTTACTGGAAATGTTTATACCGACCTATATGACTTTAATAGCGGAACAACTGGCATGGAGCCATATTGCACATTAGCACTTGCCAATGGCGTATTATACGGAACCGCTTATTTGGGCGGCGGATCTGCCAACGACGGAACTGTATTCTCATACACTATTAGCAGCAAAATTTTTACTAAATTGGTTACTTTTACTGGAACCAATGGTGCCAACCCCGACGGTTCAGTAATTCTATCAGGAACTACATTGTATGGAATGACTAATGCGGGAGGAGCCAATAGCCTTGGTAATGTATATGCTGTAAGCACCACTGGCACAGGCTTTACCGACTCATTCGATTTTACAGGAATAAATGGCTCTACGCCTTATGGCACTTTTATAATTAACGGAAGCACCCTGTATGGTATGACAACCGATGGCGGAACAGCTGCTGGAGGAGATGTTTTTTCTATAAGTACGGGAGGTACTGGGTTTACCAATTTGGTCAATTTCAGTACTACTGCTTCTCCGGGCGCGTTTCCACATGGTTCCTTGGTTCTTTCAAACAACGTATTGTATGGAATGACTAATGCTGGCGGACTAAATAGTTTTGGCACTATTTTCAAGTACTCACTTTAA
- the recJ gene encoding single-stranded-DNA-specific exonuclease RecJ, which translates to MEKRWEIKKAGDKTLVENLAEELKIDSITANLLVQRGVHNYDEAKFYFRPQLSFLHDPFLMKDMDKAILRIEKALAKKEKILIYGDYDVDGTTAVALVYAFFKKIFSQIDYYIPDRYSEGYGISFAAIDFAQKNNFSLVIALDCGIKANEKIKYANEKNIDFIICDHHRPGDEIPNAVAVLDPKRADCTYPFDELSGCGIGFKLVQAYTQKNNFSTSELNAYLDLVAISIAADIVPIVGENRILAHFGLKQLNTAPRPGIKAILQLNNLKKELSVTDIVFVISPRINAAGRMESGKKAVELLISEKEENALDSGRNINITNSERKNIDTIITQQAIDMIEEDAEMVDRKTTVLFYPEWHKGVIGIVASRLIEKYYRPTIILTESSGMATGSARSVKDFDVYYAIEKCGDLLEQFGGHKYAAGLTMKLENVKIFMERFEKIVSETIEERLLTPEIEIDAELKFEDITPKFFRLLKQFAPFGPQNMTPIFISKNVISVGNPSIVGVNHLKIMIGNSSAPKNNFSAIGFNMGQYYQHVSEKKSFDICYSIEENEWNGNVSLQLVLKDIRKSE; encoded by the coding sequence ATGGAAAAACGTTGGGAAATCAAAAAAGCGGGAGATAAAACGTTGGTGGAAAATCTGGCGGAAGAACTCAAAATAGATTCAATAACAGCGAATTTATTGGTGCAACGCGGCGTACACAATTACGACGAAGCAAAATTTTATTTTCGTCCGCAATTGAGTTTTTTACACGATCCTTTTTTGATGAAAGACATGGACAAAGCCATTCTGCGAATTGAAAAAGCACTTGCAAAAAAGGAAAAAATTTTAATTTACGGAGATTATGATGTAGACGGGACAACCGCTGTAGCATTGGTTTATGCGTTTTTCAAAAAAATATTTTCTCAAATAGATTATTACATTCCAGATCGTTATTCGGAAGGTTACGGAATTTCTTTTGCGGCGATTGATTTTGCTCAAAAAAATAATTTTTCGCTCGTCATTGCGTTGGATTGCGGCATCAAAGCGAATGAAAAAATAAAGTACGCAAACGAAAAAAACATCGATTTTATTATTTGCGATCACCATCGTCCAGGAGATGAGATTCCCAATGCTGTTGCGGTGCTCGATCCTAAACGCGCAGATTGCACGTATCCTTTTGATGAACTTTCCGGTTGCGGAATTGGATTCAAATTAGTGCAAGCTTACACTCAAAAAAATAATTTTTCGACGAGTGAATTAAACGCTTATTTGGATTTGGTTGCGATTAGTATTGCTGCGGATATTGTACCAATTGTAGGCGAAAATAGAATTCTTGCACATTTTGGATTGAAACAGTTGAATACCGCGCCGCGACCAGGAATAAAAGCAATTTTACAATTAAATAATCTCAAAAAAGAACTTTCCGTTACGGATATTGTGTTTGTAATTAGCCCGCGCATTAACGCTGCTGGCCGCATGGAAAGCGGAAAAAAAGCCGTTGAATTATTGATTTCGGAGAAAGAAGAAAACGCATTGGATTCGGGTAGAAACATCAACATCACCAATTCGGAACGTAAAAATATCGACACCATAATTACGCAGCAAGCCATTGATATGATTGAAGAAGATGCGGAAATGGTGGACAGGAAAACAACCGTACTTTTTTATCCCGAATGGCACAAAGGCGTTATCGGAATTGTGGCTTCGCGCTTGATAGAAAAATATTATCGCCCTACGATTATTTTAACGGAATCGTCAGGAATGGCAACAGGCTCCGCGCGATCGGTAAAAGATTTTGATGTGTATTACGCGATTGAAAAATGCGGCGATTTACTCGAACAATTTGGCGGACATAAATATGCGGCAGGCTTGACAATGAAATTGGAAAATGTGAAAATTTTTATGGAACGATTTGAAAAAATTGTTTCTGAAACGATTGAAGAACGTTTGCTAACGCCAGAAATTGAAATTGACGCTGAATTAAAATTTGAAGATATTACGCCGAAATTTTTTCGATTGCTAAAACAATTTGCACCATTTGGTCCGCAAAATATGACGCCGATTTTTATCTCAAAAAATGTTATAAGTGTCGGAAATCCAAGTATTGTAGGCGTAAATCATTTGAAAATAATGATTGGAAATTCAAGCGCTCCAAAAAATAATTTTTCGGCGATTGGATTTAATATGGGGCAATATTATCAACACGTTTCAGAAAAAAAATCGTTTGATATTTGTTATTCTATTGAGGAAAATGAATGGAACGGAAACGTTTCGTTGCAATTGGTATTAAAGGATATCCGAAAATCAGAATAA